TCTTGTTGTATTTGCTAATGAATTTGTTAAGCAGATTTCGCATCGATTAAAGATTACACCAATTTTATCTACGCAAATTGACAATGGAGAAATAAAAATTGTAAAATACGAAAGTGGAAATCTGACCACACCTACTGTTTCAGATATAATTAATATGAATCTCTCAGGCACTACATGTGTGCTGACAAAGACAAATGAAGAGGCTTTGCAGATTACGGGTCTACTTTTAAAAAATAAAATGCCAGCAAAACTAATCCAAACTAATGACGGTTTCAGTTTGTATAACCTTTTAGAAGTTAGATTCTTCTTAAGTAAATTAAACTTAGACAGTGATACATTCATTATTAGTGATGAGGTATGGGAAATAGCAAAAAAAGAACTGAAGAATAAATTTCAAAGCAGTGATAAGCTAGAAATTTGTGGCAATATTATCAAAGAGTTTGAAGCCACAAACACTAAAAGAAAATACAAATCTGATTTGGAAGTATTTGTAAGAGAATCCAAACTAGAAGATTTTTTTAATGAAAATGGAGAAACCATTTTTGTATCAACTATCCATAAGGCTAAGGGTAAAGAGTTTGATAATGTTTTTTTACTACTTGAGAACTTTAATCTTTCAACAGATGAAGTTAAACGACAGTTATATGTCGGTATTACCAGAGCAAAACGCAACTTAAATATTCATACAAATTCTAAATTTCTTGATAATTTTTTTGTAGATAATTTAACGCGTATTGAGGATAATGAATTATATTTCCAGCCGAACGAATTAGCTATGCATCTAACCTATAAGGATGTATGGCTGGATTATTTTATAAACAAACAGCATCTGGTTTCAGAGCTTCAATGTGGAGATATATTAATCTTCAATGGAAATGAATGTGTTAATTCTCGTCATCAACCTATTTTAAGGTTTTCTAAACAATTTCGACAGAGAATAGAGCAGATGAAAGCAAAATTATATGAATTAAAAAGCATAAAAGTGAACTTCATAGTATATTGGTTAAAAGAAGATACATTACAAGAAATTAAAATTATTTTGCCTGAAGTTTATTTCGAAAAAACAATCCTTCAGGCTTAGAAAAGAATCTCCTACAAGAAGCTAAAAAATAGTATAATAGCTTTTATTTATTGTCAAGTTTGCTTCTTAAAGCCAACATATCATCACTCACTTTCTTATCCAAAATCTTCGCATAATGCTGTGTAGTTTTTATATTAGTATGTCCCAGCATTTTACTTACACTTTCAATCGGAACGCCATTGGACAATGTAACAGTAGTAGCGAATGTATGTCTTGCGATGTGGAAAGTCAGCTCTTTATTTATTCCACAGACGTTCACAATTTCTTTGAGATAGGAATTCATTTTTTGATTACTAAGGACGGGAAACAAGACATTTGAATTTACACATTCCGGATGGTCTTCATACTTCAAGATCAGTTCTTGGGCCAAAGGCAGTAACGGAACCCTGGTA
Above is a genomic segment from Chryseobacterium mulctrae containing:
- a CDS encoding 3'-5' exonuclease, with product MLVHKLASLLLMEDIKQEQLLMITFSRAAATEFKKRLIKLIGNAANYVEMKTFHSYCFDLLGKVGNLEKSDTILKKTIEKIKNGEVEASRITKTVLVIDEAQDMDEDEHRLINILMEQNEEMRVIAVGDDDQNIYEFRGASSKYLEQFILSNNAVKYELIENYRSKSNLVVFANEFVKQISHRLKITPILSTQIDNGEIKIVKYESGNLTTPTVSDIINMNLSGTTCVLTKTNEEALQITGLLLKNKMPAKLIQTNDGFSLYNLLEVRFFLSKLNLDSDTFIISDEVWEIAKKELKNKFQSSDKLEICGNIIKEFEATNTKRKYKSDLEVFVRESKLEDFFNENGETIFVSTIHKAKGKEFDNVFLLLENFNLSTDEVKRQLYVGITRAKRNLNIHTNSKFLDNFFVDNLTRIEDNELYFQPNELAMHLTYKDVWLDYFINKQHLVSELQCGDILIFNGNECVNSRHQPILRFSKQFRQRIEQMKAKLYELKSIKVNFIVYWLKEDTLQEIKIILPEVYFEKTILQA